A single Amphiura filiformis chromosome 19, Afil_fr2py, whole genome shotgun sequence DNA region contains:
- the LOC140140799 gene encoding uncharacterized protein isoform X2, with amino-acid sequence MILKTDFISWSIGVSSLLLSSVFLLVGSPTNVAAREHRLIRQAQKLPIEPTTPSTECRNSVYSIGRSLQYHYICCEETRQVGQPRQGGEGQKVPNLDCNPVNAFGTLNEIFFNCNGTEGQNNARHSCDRRWGFVAEDTCWMWSTCYTGACQKEELNLGSAVKEGFCGDGRCDHKENVEECAIDCCPEVNFECSVTNSTCADICCSEPSCCMNLSFLVGNQWRYILIGVGVCIVLVSICCCVCCCCFCC; translated from the exons ATGATTTTAAAAACTGATTTTATAAGTTGGTCTATTGGCGTGTCTTCATTATTACTTTCAAGTGTGTTTTTACTCGTGGGTTCTCCAACAAATGTAGCGGCTAGAGAGCATCGACTTATCAGACAGGCACAGAAATTGCCTATAGAACCGACAACGCCTAGTACAGAATGTAGGAATTCAGTGTATTCAATTGGAAGATCCTTGCAATACCATTATATTTGTTGTGAAGAAACTAGACAAGTGGGACAGCCTCGGCAAGGAGGAGAAGGTCAGAAG GTTCCAAATTTAGACTGCAATCCTGTCAATGCCTTCGGCAcactcaatgaaatatttttcaactgcAATGGTACAGAAGGACAAAACAACGCCAGACACAG TTGTGATAGGCGATGGGGTTTCGTAGCTGAGGACACATGTTGGATGTGGTCTACTTGCTATACTGGAGCATGTCAAAAAGAAGAATTAAACCTTGG GTCTGCCGTTAAAGAAGGCTTCTGCGGTGACGGCCGATGCGATCACAAAGAAAACGTAGAGGAATGTGCTATAGACTGCTGCCCGGAAGTAAACTTTGAATGTAGTGTCACTAATAGCACGTGTGCAGACATATGTTGCAGTGAACCTAGTTGTTGTATGAACCTATCGTTCCTAGTGGGTAACCAATGGAGGTATATTTTGATTGGAGTGGGTGTTTGTATTGTCCTGGTGTCTATCTGCTGTTGCGTCTGCTGTTGCTGCTTTTGCTGCTAA
- the LOC140140799 gene encoding uncharacterized protein isoform X1, giving the protein MILKTDFISWSIGVSSLLLSSVFLLVGSPTNVAAREHRLIRQAQKLPIEPTTPSTECRNSVYSIGRSLQYHYICCEETRQVGQPRQGGEGQKKKVPNLDCNPVNAFGTLNEIFFNCNGTEGQNNARHSCDRRWGFVAEDTCWMWSTCYTGACQKEELNLGSAVKEGFCGDGRCDHKENVEECAIDCCPEVNFECSVTNSTCADICCSEPSCCMNLSFLVGNQWRYILIGVGVCIVLVSICCCVCCCCFCC; this is encoded by the exons ATGATTTTAAAAACTGATTTTATAAGTTGGTCTATTGGCGTGTCTTCATTATTACTTTCAAGTGTGTTTTTACTCGTGGGTTCTCCAACAAATGTAGCGGCTAGAGAGCATCGACTTATCAGACAGGCACAGAAATTGCCTATAGAACCGACAACGCCTAGTACAGAATGTAGGAATTCAGTGTATTCAATTGGAAGATCCTTGCAATACCATTATATTTGTTGTGAAGAAACTAGACAAGTGGGACAGCCTCGGCAAGGAGGAGAAGGTCAGAAG AAAAAGGTTCCAAATTTAGACTGCAATCCTGTCAATGCCTTCGGCAcactcaatgaaatatttttcaactgcAATGGTACAGAAGGACAAAACAACGCCAGACACAG TTGTGATAGGCGATGGGGTTTCGTAGCTGAGGACACATGTTGGATGTGGTCTACTTGCTATACTGGAGCATGTCAAAAAGAAGAATTAAACCTTGG GTCTGCCGTTAAAGAAGGCTTCTGCGGTGACGGCCGATGCGATCACAAAGAAAACGTAGAGGAATGTGCTATAGACTGCTGCCCGGAAGTAAACTTTGAATGTAGTGTCACTAATAGCACGTGTGCAGACATATGTTGCAGTGAACCTAGTTGTTGTATGAACCTATCGTTCCTAGTGGGTAACCAATGGAGGTATATTTTGATTGGAGTGGGTGTTTGTATTGTCCTGGTGTCTATCTGCTGTTGCGTCTGCTGTTGCTGCTTTTGCTGCTAA